A section of the Marispirochaeta aestuarii genome encodes:
- a CDS encoding putative phage tail protein — protein MGIMRSTLRSLFPPGHPWQLFGNIGQLVDALALSLERLREFLMDVITESNPGTATDTLQQWYAQLGITYDPTQSTATLRKRAKQAFTAIGGQSKEYIEAVLQVAYPNVTIEEVEIEPINQVGIGMIGKMVTTDYQSWVPAGAMDGTYPVYYYRVTGEISTPYDLNGIQNILDRIAPLTHTAVYDVTVLGITDTAMVGLGVTGLAEVGKE, from the coding sequence ATGGGTATAATGCGCTCGACATTGAGAAGCCTTTTCCCACCTGGCCACCCGTGGCAACTGTTCGGAAATATCGGACAGTTGGTTGACGCCCTCGCGCTTTCCTTGGAACGCCTCCGGGAATTCCTAATGGACGTTATCACCGAGAGCAACCCAGGCACCGCCACCGATACGCTACAGCAATGGTATGCACAGCTCGGAATTACCTATGACCCGACACAATCGACGGCGACACTACGGAAGCGGGCAAAGCAGGCATTTACTGCGATCGGTGGCCAATCGAAAGAATACATCGAGGCTGTCTTACAGGTTGCGTATCCGAACGTAACCATCGAAGAGGTGGAAATAGAACCGATTAACCAGGTAGGTATCGGCATGATCGGCAAGATGGTAACGACCGATTATCAATCTTGGGTACCTGCCGGAGCTATGGACGGGACATATCCCGTCTATTATTACCGCGTCACCGGCGAAATCTCAACACCGTATGACCTTAACGGAATTCAAAATATCTTAGATAGGATAGCACCGCTGACACATACGGCGGTCTATGACGTGACGGTACTTGGTATCACCGACACCGCCATGGTAGGGCTCGGTGTGACCGGGCTTGCAGAAGTAGGCAAGGAGTAG
- a CDS encoding phage tail fiber protein, producing the protein MSKSNTFENELLLLLLNNTNIANVGDATGLRGSSAAGVLYVSLHTADPGEAGNQSTSEADYTGYGRVSVARTSGGWTVTGNAAANAAAITFGACTGGTNAITYFGIGTSETGTGKLLYSGALSATLNVSNGITPEFGAGELDITED; encoded by the coding sequence ATGAGCAAATCCAATACCTTTGAGAATGAGCTTTTACTGCTGCTGCTTAACAATACGAATATTGCAAACGTCGGCGATGCTACCGGACTGCGTGGATCATCTGCTGCCGGGGTGCTTTACGTCAGTCTGCATACTGCGGACCCAGGAGAGGCGGGGAACCAGTCAACGTCGGAAGCGGACTATACCGGATATGGTCGCGTCTCGGTTGCTCGTACTTCCGGCGGCTGGACCGTTACCGGGAACGCTGCGGCCAATGCTGCGGCTATAACTTTCGGGGCGTGTACCGGAGGAACAAACGCGATTACATACTTCGGCATCGGGACTTCCGAAACCGGAACCGGCAAGCTCCTATACTCTGGCGCTCTTTCGGCAACCCTGAATGTATCAAACGGCATAACACCCGAATTCGGAGCTGGTGAACTGGATATCACGGAGGACTAA
- a CDS encoding phage tail tape measure protein — translation MPKPTVSTTFNAVDRLSGPIRRMQQNVKRFALAAGAGMAAATFAVARSTMKFAEAGDEIAKTSRRLGLSAESFQELRFAADRSGVSAESFTTAMERLNKNVGDLRAGTGTLTTLLNKQNPALAKQLKLAESNEQAFSILVEQMAAIENPMDRAALAQAAFGRAGQELIVMAENGTAGIEALREEARKYGNVISTNAAKSSERFIDSMTNLKNSMTAVKNNAIAPLVNAMQPFIQRMADFVALNQDLINQRIQETITRIANAGRWLAQNWRSGVIPAVLAGAGAFKLVTSAIVGTRGLIEAIKAVKKAMAAGRLLSLTTPWGLLAAAIGGAAVLIIKYWEPIKAFFQALWGGVLQSFEDAKRRILAIVDAIMTPVRAVGDFIGGLGADSTPESREYFGNRGGSRPEMRGLLSANQGMAESRSYSESKSTVDVNIGGLPNGSTVRQRGIAPGVNLNYGYLGGR, via the coding sequence GTGCCTAAGCCGACAGTCTCGACGACATTTAATGCAGTTGACCGTCTCTCTGGTCCTATCCGCAGGATGCAGCAGAACGTCAAACGGTTTGCACTCGCAGCCGGGGCAGGGATGGCGGCGGCCACCTTTGCCGTGGCCCGGTCTACTATGAAATTCGCAGAAGCCGGGGACGAAATCGCCAAGACCTCCCGGCGTCTCGGTCTATCGGCTGAATCATTCCAGGAACTCCGGTTTGCCGCCGACCGCTCCGGGGTATCCGCTGAATCCTTTACTACCGCCATGGAACGGCTGAATAAGAATGTCGGCGACCTCCGAGCCGGTACGGGAACCTTGACCACGCTACTTAATAAACAGAATCCCGCACTGGCTAAACAGCTGAAACTTGCAGAATCGAATGAACAGGCGTTCTCCATACTGGTAGAACAGATGGCCGCGATTGAAAACCCGATGGATCGGGCGGCCCTGGCTCAAGCGGCTTTCGGTCGGGCCGGTCAAGAACTCATTGTCATGGCCGAAAATGGAACCGCCGGGATTGAAGCCCTCCGGGAAGAGGCGCGGAAATATGGAAACGTTATTTCCACAAACGCGGCAAAATCGTCCGAGAGATTTATTGACTCGATGACGAATTTAAAAAACTCTATGACTGCCGTAAAAAATAACGCAATCGCCCCGCTGGTAAATGCTATGCAGCCGTTCATTCAACGCATGGCCGATTTTGTCGCCCTGAACCAGGATCTTATAAACCAGAGGATCCAGGAGACCATAACCAGGATTGCGAACGCCGGCCGCTGGCTGGCTCAGAACTGGAGGAGCGGGGTTATTCCCGCAGTCCTGGCTGGAGCCGGCGCGTTCAAGCTTGTGACCTCGGCTATCGTCGGAACCCGTGGTCTGATCGAAGCGATCAAGGCGGTAAAAAAGGCCATGGCTGCCGGGCGGCTCTTATCGCTGACAACGCCATGGGGATTACTCGCTGCGGCTATCGGTGGAGCGGCCGTCCTCATTATCAAATATTGGGAGCCGATAAAAGCATTCTTCCAGGCCCTCTGGGGCGGCGTCCTGCAATCTTTTGAGGATGCAAAGCGCCGGATCCTTGCTATCGTGGATGCCATCATGACACCTGTTCGGGCGGTCGGCGATTTTATCGGCGGGCTCGGTGCTGACTCTACTCCGGAGAGCCGGGAATACTTCGGGAACCGTGGCGGGAGCCGTCCCGAAATGCGGGGCTTACTCTCTGCAAATCAGGGCATGGCAGAATCCCGGTCTTACTCGGAATCGAAATCCACGGTTGACGTCAATATAGGCGGACTCCCGAACGGGTCGACGGTACGACAGCGTGGGATTGCTCCTGGGGTTAATCTTAACTATGGCTACCTGGGGGGCAGATGA
- a CDS encoding LamG domain-containing protein produces the protein MARGDGLKENTGLAGFGDVGQEEPEELMGIQFDAGSSQYIDSSTPVTGYPFTVALSFKLDSLSDGTLFCIANTSQSADWLGYIYFNHGEGNVIEAGARDSVINNVRSTGTIATGVWRRVVIIFEADDTTLRLMGTDGEIEVVSGSNGLTPDNVNQLALGRFNDSSPGSYFDGSLAQLAIWDRVLTPAEADAYLAGVDPQNISTTDLIVHCPFAGDIIDDEGGITLSGTYTLNSGDNPTSGTPDDALKTTEPATPTGRVPLATDVTDDATLALPRYKIIPHQTYPWNIWAVVQATGNDIFFSNDWGATWHPVGDFDFNYHTTVWIDSAGYLHTADRNGAGGITYRKFFASVYLGAHHVSADDAALNPWGAGNTGSCGGMVADGTNLWISDRVVSQSGADLIYVHYSGDNGETFTATYNTGDTFDTEHRVGMVVADGRPALVVYEQRTGGCRFYLYRWDGVDSFDADTDYITTASSDALTRQFGATIDSDGTIHVVWADQVDGTYVIRHAHKTWGNSWSSPVTLATPGTFNSEPAIGYQDDGVVYCLYVNSDGDICRRSYDAGWSAEVIVNDSAPSGHPNVAPVLPSNADYFPVLYTEDDGDSTYTTYVDFIYRTEGGGSGAISGTSEGTSTASGTLTGTGALSGASEGASVLSGVLTGTGSLSGSAYGLATVSAILSGTGSLSGSAAGTCDITALLFGVGSLNGLSEGSCIASGTLHNAAPTGNLQGVAAGSSVVTGTLQAKGALSGLSAGTVTITGTLSGVGALSGQAAGVATLTGTLRDGANIPIGEITIEFTRQGTGIACSVLRTGITASVRGRNLN, from the coding sequence GTGGCAAGAGGAGACGGACTTAAAGAAAATACAGGGCTTGCGGGATTCGGGGATGTAGGGCAGGAGGAACCTGAGGAACTTATGGGTATACAGTTTGACGCTGGCAGCTCACAATACATAGATAGCTCAACTCCGGTAACTGGTTACCCTTTTACCGTCGCACTGTCATTTAAACTTGACAGTCTATCAGACGGGACACTATTTTGCATCGCAAATACGAGTCAATCAGCAGACTGGTTGGGGTACATCTACTTTAATCACGGTGAGGGCAATGTAATCGAAGCTGGCGCCCGTGATAGTGTGATAAATAATGTCCGTAGTACCGGCACAATAGCTACCGGCGTATGGCGCAGGGTAGTCATAATTTTCGAGGCCGATGACACGACACTCCGTTTAATGGGGACAGACGGTGAAATTGAAGTTGTCTCTGGTAGCAACGGACTAACGCCTGATAACGTTAATCAATTAGCTCTTGGGCGTTTTAACGACTCTTCTCCCGGATCATATTTTGACGGATCGCTTGCACAGCTTGCTATCTGGGACAGAGTTTTAACTCCAGCTGAGGCGGATGCATACCTTGCCGGTGTTGATCCTCAGAATATCTCGACTACTGATCTGATCGTACACTGTCCATTCGCAGGCGACATTATCGATGACGAGGGCGGGATCACGCTCAGTGGCACATATACGCTCAACAGCGGAGATAACCCGACAAGTGGAACTCCTGACGATGCCCTTAAAACAACAGAGCCGGCAACACCGACAGGACGCGTACCTCTTGCGACTGATGTAACAGACGATGCGACGCTGGCCCTTCCACGATACAAAATAATCCCTCATCAGACGTACCCCTGGAATATCTGGGCAGTGGTGCAGGCGACCGGCAACGACATTTTTTTCTCCAACGACTGGGGCGCGACATGGCACCCGGTCGGCGATTTTGATTTTAACTATCATACTACAGTATGGATTGATTCTGCCGGATATTTGCATACAGCTGATCGTAACGGTGCCGGTGGAATTACATACCGCAAGTTTTTTGCCTCAGTCTACCTCGGAGCGCACCATGTCAGTGCCGACGACGCCGCTCTTAATCCATGGGGGGCAGGTAATACTGGGTCGTGCGGAGGCATGGTCGCAGACGGTACAAATCTATGGATATCAGATCGGGTTGTTTCGCAGTCCGGAGCAGACCTTATCTATGTGCACTATTCCGGCGATAACGGTGAGACGTTTACAGCTACCTATAACACCGGAGACACGTTTGATACTGAGCATCGCGTGGGGATGGTCGTTGCAGACGGCAGGCCCGCGCTTGTTGTCTATGAGCAGAGGACGGGCGGATGTAGATTTTATCTGTATCGTTGGGACGGCGTAGACAGTTTTGACGCTGACACTGATTACATTACAACTGCGTCAAGTGACGCTCTCACCCGGCAGTTCGGAGCTACTATCGATAGTGACGGCACTATACATGTAGTCTGGGCAGATCAGGTCGATGGAACGTACGTTATCCGGCATGCTCATAAAACATGGGGGAACTCGTGGAGTAGTCCGGTTACGCTCGCAACTCCCGGTACGTTTAATTCTGAACCCGCAATCGGCTACCAGGATGACGGGGTTGTCTACTGTCTATATGTCAACAGTGACGGCGATATATGCCGCAGATCGTATGATGCTGGATGGAGCGCTGAGGTAATTGTCAATGACTCTGCACCCAGCGGACACCCGAATGTAGCTCCGGTCCTCCCATCCAACGCTGACTATTTTCCGGTGCTTTACACTGAGGACGACGGGGATTCTACCTACACAACATACGTTGATTTTATCTATCGCACCGAGGGCGGAGGATCAGGCGCAATCTCTGGCACATCGGAGGGCACGTCCACGGCATCGGGTACTCTTACCGGCACAGGTGCATTGTCCGGGGCCTCCGAAGGGGCATCCGTTCTTTCCGGCGTCCTGACCGGCACTGGTAGTTTGTCTGGATCAGCTTACGGGCTTGCGACCGTCTCGGCAATTCTCTCTGGTACTGGATCTCTCTCCGGTTCTGCGGCCGGTACGTGCGATATTACAGCGCTCCTTTTCGGCGTCGGATCACTGAACGGGTTATCCGAGGGGTCGTGTATTGCCTCCGGTACTCTCCACAACGCGGCACCGACCGGAAACCTACAAGGAGTTGCGGCCGGTTCTTCGGTCGTCACCGGGACTTTACAAGCAAAAGGCGCATTATCTGGCCTGTCAGCCGGTACGGTTACCATCACCGGTACGCTTTCCGGTGTCGGCGCTTTATCAGGGCAGGCGGCAGGCGTCGCAACATTAACCGGTACACTCCGCGACGGGGCAAATATCCCGATAGGGGAAATCACAATTGAGTTTACGCGGCAGGGCACCGGTATTGCTTGCTCTGTTTTGCGAACAGGAATAACGGCATCCGTACGGGGCCGCAACTTGAATTAA
- a CDS encoding baseplate J/gp47 family protein has protein sequence MITIPTIAEIRDQILSDIETQTGQEAPLLPRAVWRVLAAALAGALHLLYRVGAWLYDQIFTATMDDDALSLRGQEYGLTRTPAQKWIGTATVTGSGATIAIGTLFQDSGNVYQVTDALTFTTTGTLKLESLEGGEAVHLDVADTLSIVTPQAGVDNTITVASVTQSGADQETLSAFRSRILYRQQNIPQGGSVADYVLWATEVSGIAEAFAFQPSAGFVNIYPLLDVDDPADRIPDSTKLTEVENYVSDPERKPLNAQVSAVAFSELNFDVDISNLSPNTAAVKAAIETAIENYMYSRRPLQYDDQPNDLHTVSQVEIAKITADAGALVATVVLKNAGGSSIASYELDDSELAVLRTLSWV, from the coding sequence ATGATAACGATTCCTACCATCGCGGAAATCAGAGACCAGATATTATCAGACATTGAAACGCAAACCGGGCAGGAAGCCCCACTGCTTCCCCGCGCTGTCTGGCGTGTACTCGCTGCCGCATTAGCCGGGGCGCTTCATCTTCTCTACCGGGTCGGGGCATGGTTATACGACCAGATTTTTACAGCAACGATGGACGATGACGCCCTATCACTCCGGGGGCAAGAATACGGACTAACAAGGACGCCGGCTCAAAAATGGATAGGCACTGCGACCGTCACAGGATCAGGGGCAACCATTGCAATAGGAACACTTTTCCAGGATAGCGGAAATGTTTATCAGGTCACAGATGCGCTCACCTTTACCACCACCGGCACGCTAAAACTTGAATCACTCGAAGGCGGAGAAGCGGTACACCTTGATGTTGCCGACACCCTTTCAATCGTCACCCCGCAGGCAGGAGTTGATAATACAATTACCGTTGCCTCGGTCACGCAGTCCGGCGCAGATCAGGAAACGCTTTCGGCTTTTCGTTCCCGCATCCTTTACCGTCAGCAGAACATACCACAGGGCGGATCCGTTGCGGACTATGTTCTATGGGCAACTGAGGTTTCCGGCATCGCCGAGGCTTTCGCTTTTCAGCCGTCGGCCGGTTTTGTAAATATTTATCCGCTCCTGGACGTTGATGACCCAGCAGACAGAATCCCGGACTCGACGAAATTGACCGAGGTAGAAAACTACGTCAGCGACCCGGAACGAAAACCGCTTAATGCTCAAGTGTCTGCAGTGGCGTTTAGTGAATTAAACTTTGACGTTGACATCAGCAATTTATCACCGAACACCGCAGCAGTAAAAGCGGCGATTGAAACGGCAATTGAAAATTATATGTACAGCCGCCGTCCATTGCAGTACGACGATCAGCCGAACGACCTACACACCGTCAGTCAAGTTGAGATCGCAAAAATCACCGCCGACGCCGGGGCCCTGGTCGCCACGGTGGTACTGAAGAATGCGGGAGGCTCTTCTATCGCATCGTATGAACTGGATGATTCAGAACTTGCCGTTTTGAGGACATTATCATGGGTATAA
- a CDS encoding DNA circularization N-terminal domain-containing protein, whose translation MSFNDRLRDMVYTSPSGKSFTLQFDDLSRSGGKKAPVTESPGAKGGTVQDLGQRTITYPVRCYITGQDYDLEGDRFWDALLETGPGFLNHPRWGNVRVLPNPRTQTEEFVNGAGRAVFEVDFITAPEDADEYPTIEAAPDLQITADADTAASAITDGLDGEELTDPKGIAGLKDAVVRNMARFKTAFASVSAAVDGLQADIEAVITSVTNNIDDLVTAPADLMQELLTLYRLPARTVTNVQSKIEGYSATYSTIIAGFESQTLAYGEMVGLINTAQANAIQAAAAEATIDGTITTRSQAADIIDTLNALNANISTAVEAIEAAGNFKSDYASRAAAEQASARAISNLVDRALNLPTEKRRTLDRSINPLALVYELYSDIDNLEDTLSEFIAYNRLTGNEILTIPNGREVRWYE comes from the coding sequence ATGAGTTTTAATGACCGCCTCCGCGACATGGTTTATACCTCACCTTCCGGTAAATCTTTTACCCTGCAATTTGACGACCTGTCACGAAGCGGCGGGAAGAAAGCACCGGTAACAGAGAGCCCCGGCGCGAAAGGTGGAACCGTCCAGGACCTAGGACAGCGGACAATTACCTATCCGGTACGCTGCTACATTACCGGGCAAGATTACGATCTCGAAGGTGATCGCTTCTGGGACGCACTCCTTGAAACCGGCCCTGGATTTCTGAATCATCCGCGGTGGGGAAATGTCCGCGTACTCCCTAATCCCAGAACGCAGACAGAAGAATTTGTCAACGGCGCAGGACGGGCGGTTTTTGAAGTTGATTTTATTACCGCACCCGAGGACGCCGATGAATACCCGACAATCGAAGCTGCCCCCGATTTACAGATTACCGCCGATGCCGATACTGCCGCATCCGCAATCACCGACGGACTTGACGGCGAAGAACTGACCGACCCGAAAGGCATAGCCGGACTAAAGGATGCCGTTGTCAGAAACATGGCCCGGTTCAAAACGGCTTTTGCTTCTGTCTCTGCGGCGGTCGATGGATTGCAGGCAGACATAGAAGCGGTTATCACTTCGGTCACAAATAATATTGACGATCTTGTAACTGCCCCCGCTGATCTGATGCAGGAGTTGTTGACGCTCTATCGTCTCCCGGCCCGAACGGTGACAAATGTACAATCGAAGATTGAAGGCTACAGCGCGACCTATTCAACTATAATCGCAGGTTTTGAAAGCCAGACGCTTGCATACGGCGAAATGGTCGGCCTTATCAATACCGCTCAAGCAAATGCGATACAGGCAGCCGCAGCCGAGGCGACGATTGACGGCACGATAACAACACGCTCTCAAGCGGCCGATATTATCGACACGCTGAACGCGCTCAATGCCAATATCTCCACAGCAGTTGAAGCGATAGAAGCAGCGGGAAATTTCAAATCGGATTATGCATCAAGGGCCGCAGCAGAACAGGCATCAGCCCGCGCAATTTCAAACCTTGTTGACCGGGCGCTTAACCTGCCGACTGAAAAGCGTCGAACCCTTGACCGGTCGATAAACCCCCTGGCGCTGGTCTACGAATTATATTCCGATATAGACAATCTCGAAGATACCCTGTCTGAGTTTATCGCCTATAACCGCCTGACCGGAAATGAAATTCTAACTATTCCGAATGGCCGGGAGGTCCGCTGGTATGAGTGA
- a CDS encoding GPW/gp25 family protein: MADLKITPTRDGGEITIVNGKPEMTDGLFNAVYLSIFTGPWWGNLATPKDERYTSTLPQAMNGPVTVNTRNDVIESVRSAIAWLTDSGIADEVIVEAEIEPGGRLDLRVKIVKPENIETYAYALNWNAQEVEIA; this comes from the coding sequence ATGGCAGACCTGAAAATTACACCGACCCGTGACGGCGGTGAAATAACCATAGTAAATGGCAAGCCGGAAATGACGGACGGACTTTTTAACGCAGTTTACCTGTCAATCTTTACCGGGCCATGGTGGGGAAATCTCGCAACGCCGAAAGACGAACGCTACACGTCAACACTGCCGCAGGCGATGAATGGCCCTGTCACGGTCAACACCCGGAACGATGTAATCGAATCGGTACGCTCTGCCATCGCATGGCTGACTGATTCAGGGATTGCGGATGAGGTGATAGTAGAGGCTGAAATCGAACCGGGCGGGCGGCTGGATTTACGCGTGAAAATTGTCAAGCCGGAGAACATTGAAACATACGCATACGCCTTGAACTGGAACGCCCAGGAGGTTGAAATAGCATGA
- a CDS encoding phage tail sheath subtilisin-like domain-containing protein: protein MSITFNLVSPTAAASAVFVEQEAVKRGTGSAVIPRKILVPGQYNSGKSPTVNTPQLILSKSDAWDRYGRGSMLANMIGSALDNGGGVPVYALPLADAGGAVAATGTIAISVTTAEAGTLAVYVGGVRVPVAVAAGDSADDIGSAIAAAVNAKLDLPVTAANVTGTVTFTVRWKGESGNQIKLEINRLDTDETPGGVTATVTDIGDVVAGATDPAMTTALSALGNTWYTDIACPYNNDTSLGELETAGAARVAPGVKRPFVGIVGYTDTYANFITALDDRNSEWTSFVPVHGSSTPAYMIAASATATFARYQQATPGRPVKTLTIPGVLAGNDDLTYTERDTAVKAGGSHTFNQEDGTVTFGDLCTTRTTTAAGADTEDWRFTIIIPNLQFKIYALEQAFLVSPFDRGVVVANGGGAAPSYAVTPNMVKARAFGLIEDWGARGLSTDLDTIKAGTTAVINGDNPGRIDLLIPDIASAGLRIVAVKLEWGYLN, encoded by the coding sequence ATGTCTATCACTTTTAATCTGGTTTCCCCGACGGCAGCAGCCTCGGCCGTTTTCGTCGAACAGGAAGCCGTCAAAAGGGGAACCGGTTCAGCCGTTATCCCCCGAAAGATTCTTGTACCCGGACAGTACAACTCCGGGAAATCCCCGACCGTAAATACCCCGCAGTTGATCCTATCGAAATCAGATGCGTGGGATCGCTACGGGCGCGGCTCCATGCTTGCCAATATGATTGGCTCAGCTCTCGACAACGGCGGCGGCGTTCCCGTGTATGCCCTTCCCCTTGCGGACGCAGGCGGAGCGGTAGCGGCCACCGGGACTATTGCAATTTCAGTTACGACCGCAGAAGCCGGGACCCTTGCCGTCTATGTCGGCGGCGTACGTGTACCCGTCGCAGTTGCAGCCGGTGATAGCGCCGATGATATCGGGTCCGCCATCGCTGCGGCGGTCAATGCAAAACTTGACCTTCCCGTGACCGCGGCCAATGTGACCGGCACCGTGACCTTTACCGTCCGCTGGAAAGGCGAAAGCGGAAATCAGATCAAGCTCGAAATCAACCGGCTTGACACTGACGAGACCCCCGGCGGCGTGACTGCGACAGTAACCGACATCGGCGACGTTGTAGCAGGAGCGACCGACCCGGCAATGACAACCGCACTCTCGGCCCTTGGTAACACGTGGTATACGGATATCGCCTGTCCGTACAACAATGACACTTCCCTCGGCGAACTCGAAACCGCAGGAGCCGCACGGGTAGCACCCGGTGTCAAACGGCCTTTTGTCGGGATTGTGGGATACACCGATACTTATGCGAACTTTATCACCGCCCTAGATGATCGGAATTCCGAATGGACTTCCTTCGTCCCCGTCCACGGATCCAGCACCCCGGCGTATATGATTGCCGCTTCCGCAACCGCTACCTTTGCCAGGTATCAGCAGGCGACCCCAGGACGACCGGTCAAAACGCTGACCATCCCCGGAGTACTCGCTGGCAATGACGATCTGACCTACACCGAGCGGGACACCGCAGTAAAGGCGGGTGGGTCTCACACTTTCAACCAGGAAGACGGAACCGTTACTTTCGGCGACCTTTGCACTACGCGGACTACCACGGCAGCCGGAGCGGACACGGAAGACTGGCGCTTTACCATCATCATCCCGAACTTGCAATTCAAAATCTACGCACTCGAGCAGGCGTTCCTTGTATCGCCCTTTGATCGCGGCGTAGTGGTTGCAAATGGTGGCGGGGCGGCTCCTTCTTACGCTGTCACCCCGAACATGGTTAAAGCTCGCGCTTTCGGCCTCATCGAAGATTGGGGAGCCCGTGGACTTTCCACCGACCTTGACACAATCAAGGCTGGAACAACCGCAGTAATTAACGGTGACAACCCTGGACGGATTGACCTTCTAATTCCCGACATTGCAAGCGCAGGTCTCCGTATCGTCGCCGTCAAGCTCGAATGGGGCTATCTCAATTAA
- a CDS encoding phage baseplate assembly protein, producing MSDPRIIIEIGGDQVGQVNRGERITGWSGLSVIRSIDSGADAFSFSVPWNPTPDNIRRFRPYQSQQVVVWADDEKLITGYLEALSLVTDPENRSMNIQGRSITGVLIDWSAGPPFQFTGLTFNQIAAKIAHPYTVKAIPDTAPLADVQITPGQTVYEFLSQLAAANGLFGRPTATGRLEFVNIADSAPVADIIEGEKNVVSVSAGHDVTTLHHEYIIVASSDGNPDISATVTDRRMAPAIRGKKIIQPEQESADYSAAAKLARSRAWISSYTPQVIVKGWKHDGAFWRAGEVIRLKAPGAFIIKPSLFLIKQATFSMDESSGRITTLDLTLPGTYSNTYPEDMPWED from the coding sequence ATGAGTGACCCCCGGATCATAATTGAAATCGGAGGCGATCAGGTAGGGCAGGTAAACCGTGGCGAAAGGATAACCGGCTGGTCTGGCTTGTCAGTTATCCGCTCGATTGACTCAGGCGCAGATGCTTTTTCATTTTCCGTTCCCTGGAATCCAACGCCAGATAATATACGGCGCTTTCGCCCGTATCAGTCTCAGCAGGTTGTAGTCTGGGCGGACGATGAAAAATTGATTACCGGCTACCTTGAAGCGCTGTCTCTTGTGACAGACCCTGAGAATCGGTCAATGAATATTCAGGGCCGGTCAATCACCGGCGTACTTATCGACTGGTCAGCAGGCCCGCCTTTTCAGTTTACCGGGCTCACCTTTAATCAGATAGCCGCAAAAATCGCGCACCCCTACACAGTGAAGGCCATCCCCGATACCGCCCCGCTTGCCGATGTGCAGATTACACCGGGGCAAACGGTTTATGAATTCTTATCTCAACTCGCTGCGGCTAATGGTTTATTCGGCCGACCGACCGCAACCGGCCGCCTTGAGTTTGTCAACATCGCAGACAGTGCACCGGTGGCCGACATCATCGAGGGGGAAAAGAATGTTGTATCTGTTTCAGCCGGTCATGACGTTACCACCCTGCATCACGAATACATCATTGTCGCCTCATCTGACGGAAATCCCGACATATCGGCAACCGTCACGGATCGGCGCATGGCCCCGGCAATCCGTGGGAAGAAAATTATACAGCCGGAGCAGGAGAGCGCGGACTATTCGGCAGCGGCGAAACTCGCACGATCCCGCGCGTGGATATCAAGTTACACCCCACAGGTAATCGTCAAAGGATGGAAACATGACGGCGCATTCTGGCGGGCAGGGGAAGTAATCAGGCTCAAGGCCCCCGGCGCTTTTATCATTAAGCCATCCCTCTTTTTAATTAAGCAGGCCACATTTTCGATGGACGAATCATCAGGCAGGATAACTACGCTTGATCTGACGCTTCCCGGTACCTACTCGAACACATACCCGGAGGATATGCCGTGGGAGGATTAA
- a CDS encoding phage tail assembly protein, with the protein MADQEKAIALLESWEEKFDTVITADRDRLIRAIEAGRITYSEGSETFIIELVKPINLENGDTLTMLEVSEPTVEQLRQAQKIKDEFAMSLRLLSQMVGQPEGVLGRMKARDMNLAAAVMGFFS; encoded by the coding sequence ATGGCAGATCAGGAGAAGGCCATCGCGCTGCTTGAAAGTTGGGAAGAGAAATTTGACACCGTAATAACCGCAGACAGGGACAGGCTTATCCGGGCAATCGAAGCGGGCAGAATTACATATTCCGAAGGATCAGAGACTTTCATTATCGAACTGGTAAAACCTATCAATCTTGAGAACGGCGACACCCTCACCATGCTGGAAGTCTCGGAACCTACCGTCGAACAGCTCAGGCAGGCGCAAAAGATCAAAGACGAATTCGCAATGAGCCTCCGCCTTTTATCGCAGATGGTCGGGCAACCGGAAGGTGTACTCGGGCGCATGAAAGCGCGGGATATGAACCTTGCTGCGGCGGTAATGGGTTTTTTCTCATGA